Proteins co-encoded in one Pseudorhizobium banfieldiae genomic window:
- a CDS encoding branched-chain amino acid ABC transporter substrate-binding protein: MNRKLFAGATMLASLAFAPLAHAELVIGLIAPLTGPVAAYGEQVKNGAEVAVEEINKAGGINGEQVTLKIADDAGEPKQGVSAANQLVGEGVRFVVGPVTSGVAIPASDVLAENGILMVTPTATAPDLTARGLTNVLRTCGRDDQQAEVAANYVLENHKDKKIAIINDKGQYGKGLADAFKATLNAGGVTEVFNDALTPGDKDFSALTTRMKSDGVELIYFGGYHPEAGLLARQLADAGVDAVIIGGDGLSNSEYWNIATEEAAGTVFTNATDATKNPDSKAAADALGAKNIPAEAFTLNAYAAVEVIKAGIEKAGSAEDTEAVAAALKDGQAIKTAIGEVTYGETGDLTSQSFSLFKWEDGKIVAVE; the protein is encoded by the coding sequence ATGAACCGGAAACTTTTCGCCGGCGCGACCATGCTCGCCTCGCTGGCTTTCGCCCCCCTCGCCCATGCCGAACTCGTCATCGGCCTCATCGCACCGCTGACCGGCCCGGTCGCCGCCTATGGCGAGCAGGTCAAGAACGGCGCCGAAGTAGCCGTCGAAGAGATCAACAAGGCCGGCGGCATCAACGGTGAGCAGGTCACGCTGAAGATCGCCGACGACGCCGGCGAGCCGAAGCAGGGCGTCTCCGCCGCCAACCAGCTTGTTGGGGAAGGCGTGCGCTTCGTGGTCGGCCCCGTCACCTCGGGTGTCGCCATCCCGGCATCTGACGTCCTGGCCGAAAACGGCATCCTCATGGTCACGCCCACCGCGACCGCACCGGACCTGACCGCCCGCGGCCTCACCAACGTGCTGCGCACCTGCGGTCGCGACGACCAGCAGGCTGAAGTGGCGGCGAACTATGTTCTGGAAAACCACAAGGACAAGAAGATCGCCATCATCAACGACAAGGGTCAGTACGGCAAGGGTCTTGCCGACGCCTTCAAGGCGACCCTCAATGCCGGCGGCGTGACGGAAGTCTTCAACGATGCCCTCACCCCGGGCGACAAGGATTTCAGCGCACTGACCACCCGCATGAAGTCGGATGGCGTTGAGCTCATCTATTTCGGCGGCTACCACCCGGAAGCCGGCCTGCTCGCGCGCCAGCTCGCCGATGCCGGCGTTGATGCGGTGATCATCGGCGGCGACGGCCTGTCGAACAGCGAGTACTGGAACATTGCGACCGAGGAGGCCGCGGGCACCGTTTTCACCAACGCCACGGACGCGACGAAGAACCCCGATTCCAAGGCCGCTGCCGATGCTCTCGGCGCCAAGAACATCCCGGCCGAGGCCTTCACGCTGAATGCCTATGCGGCCGTCGAGGTCATCAAGGCCGGCATCGAGAAGGCGGGTAGCGCCGAAGACACCGAAGCTGTCGCGGCAGCACTCAAGGACGGACAGGCGATCAAGACGGCCATCGGCGAAGTGACCTATGGCGAAACCGGCGACCTCACCTCGCAGAGCTTCTCGCTCTTCAAGTGGGAAGACGGCAAGATCGTCGCCGTCGAGTAA
- a CDS encoding cupin domain-containing protein: MSRRDFDPETVRADGRVAAKGVVFDAGAGGPWRGFLAGEVIGGEVTVLAYGNDTPGEGPRLHVHPYDETFVVVEGRARFFVGDEVIEAGAGEAVLGPAGVPHRFENIGQDRLQTIDIHHSPRWIQTDLD; this comes from the coding sequence ATGTCGCGAAGAGATTTTGATCCCGAGACCGTGAGGGCGGACGGACGCGTCGCGGCAAAGGGCGTCGTCTTCGACGCCGGGGCGGGTGGTCCCTGGCGCGGCTTTCTTGCCGGAGAGGTGATCGGTGGAGAGGTAACCGTTCTCGCCTATGGAAACGACACACCGGGGGAAGGTCCGCGGCTGCATGTCCATCCCTATGACGAGACCTTTGTCGTCGTCGAAGGCAGGGCAAGGTTCTTCGTCGGTGACGAGGTCATCGAGGCCGGCGCGGGAGAAGCCGTCCTCGGGCCCGCCGGCGTTCCGCACCGCTTCGAGAATATCGGGCAGGACCGGCTGCAGACGATCGACATCCACCACTCGCCGCGTTGGATACAGACGGACCTTGATTGA
- a CDS encoding SDR family oxidoreductase, producing MKRAIVTGGAGLIGTGLCAALRKAGFDVASFDLEQGPEETRQIHCDVGDETSVAGAFEELGWDSLDLLVNNSGISGPDNGPISELSLEDWRKVTDSHLTGVFLMTRSAVPLMGEGASIINVASTRAFMSEPQTEAYAASKGGLVALTHALAVSLGPKIRVNAIAPGWISGEEDLRPVDHEQHPAGRVGRPQDVADAVLYLASAGFVTGQVLVLDGGMTRKMIYAE from the coding sequence ATGAAAAGAGCGATCGTGACAGGTGGTGCCGGCCTCATCGGCACAGGTTTATGCGCAGCCCTCCGGAAAGCTGGCTTCGACGTGGCATCCTTCGACTTGGAGCAGGGGCCGGAGGAGACGCGCCAGATCCACTGCGATGTCGGTGACGAGACGTCAGTCGCCGGCGCCTTCGAGGAACTCGGCTGGGACAGCTTGGACCTGCTGGTCAACAATTCGGGGATTTCCGGGCCGGACAACGGGCCGATCTCGGAGTTGTCGCTGGAGGATTGGCGAAAGGTGACCGACAGCCACCTGACCGGCGTCTTTTTGATGACGCGTTCGGCCGTTCCGCTGATGGGCGAGGGTGCGTCGATCATCAACGTGGCATCCACCCGCGCCTTCATGTCGGAACCGCAGACGGAAGCCTATGCGGCATCGAAGGGCGGGCTCGTGGCCCTGACCCATGCACTCGCCGTCAGCCTCGGGCCGAAGATCCGCGTCAACGCGATCGCGCCGGGCTGGATTTCCGGCGAAGAGGATCTGCGGCCGGTCGACCACGAGCAGCATCCCGCCGGGCGCGTCGGACGGCCGCAGGACGTGGCGGACGCCGTGCTCTATCTCGCTTCCGCTGGTTTCGTGACAGGCCAGGTGCTGGTGCTCGACGGCGGCATGACGCGAAAGATGATCTACGCGGAGTAA
- a CDS encoding DUF982 domain-containing protein: protein MSKSWKNPVLISIGEPPVETVIDSVQAASWAMIEDWPLDEGPALDKALHACTGVIEGKRKSEDARAAFVAAAEEAGILVRA from the coding sequence ATGAGCAAGTCCTGGAAAAATCCCGTGCTTATCTCGATCGGCGAGCCGCCGGTGGAGACAGTCATCGATAGCGTACAGGCGGCCTCCTGGGCCATGATCGAGGATTGGCCGCTGGACGAGGGGCCGGCACTCGACAAGGCGCTTCATGCCTGCACCGGCGTGATCGAAGGCAAGCGCAAGTCGGAGGATGCACGGGCGGCCTTCGTCGCCGCGGCGGAAGAGGCGGGAATCCTGGTCCGGGCGTAG
- the ade gene encoding adenine deaminase: MSQRLEKLIDQGTGRESADIVLKNGRFFDLVTGELVASDIAICGERIVGTCGDYAGKTEIDITGRIVVPGFIDTHLHIESSLVTPHEFDRCVLPYGVTTAICDPHEIANVLGEEGIRFFLDSAEQTIMDIRVQLSSCVPATHLETAGADLPVEKLLPFRDHPKVIGLAEFMNFPGVIHKDPGCLAKLDAFWDDHIDGHAPLLRGNDLNGYLAAGIRTDHECTTAEEALEKIRKGMHILVREGSVSKDLAALMPILTERLSPFLALCTDDRNPLDIAEQGHLDYMIRTAIANGVEPIAVYRAASISAARAFGLRDRGHVAPGWRADLVVIDSLENCKAEMVFAAGRRVTDAIFATRKPVAPVGLDSVKARPVQAMHFGVPVSENETPVIGVLPGKIITEHRRYRLPAAGNQTGVDLDRDIIKVAVIERHGRNGNHANGFVQGFGLKKGAIASTVGHDSHNICVVGVSEDDMALAANRLGEIKGGFVVVEDGKVTGEIALPVAGLMSLEPYEVVRDTLHDLRKAAYALGTTLEEPFLQVAFLPLPVIPHLKISDKGMVDVDRFELI; the protein is encoded by the coding sequence ATGAGCCAGCGCCTCGAAAAGCTGATCGACCAGGGCACCGGGCGTGAGTCGGCCGACATCGTCCTGAAGAACGGCCGCTTCTTCGACCTCGTCACCGGCGAACTGGTCGCCTCCGACATCGCCATCTGCGGCGAGCGCATCGTCGGCACCTGCGGCGACTATGCCGGCAAAACCGAGATCGACATCACCGGCCGCATCGTCGTCCCCGGCTTCATCGATACGCACCTTCACATCGAAAGCTCGCTGGTCACGCCGCACGAATTCGACCGCTGCGTCCTGCCCTACGGCGTCACCACCGCCATCTGCGATCCGCACGAGATCGCCAATGTGCTCGGCGAGGAAGGCATCCGCTTCTTCCTGGATTCCGCTGAACAAACGATCATGGATATCCGCGTCCAGCTCTCCTCCTGCGTCCCCGCCACACATCTGGAAACCGCTGGCGCAGACCTGCCGGTCGAGAAGCTCCTGCCCTTCCGCGACCATCCAAAGGTGATTGGGCTTGCCGAGTTCATGAACTTCCCCGGCGTCATCCACAAGGACCCCGGCTGTTTGGCCAAGCTCGACGCCTTCTGGGACGACCATATCGACGGACATGCGCCGCTCCTGCGCGGCAATGACCTGAACGGCTATCTCGCCGCCGGCATCCGCACCGATCACGAGTGTACGACGGCGGAAGAGGCGCTCGAAAAGATTCGCAAGGGCATGCATATCCTCGTCCGCGAGGGCTCCGTCTCCAAGGACTTGGCAGCCCTGATGCCGATCCTGACCGAGCGGCTCTCGCCCTTCCTGGCGCTCTGCACCGACGACCGCAATCCGCTCGACATCGCCGAGCAGGGCCATCTCGACTACATGATCCGCACAGCCATCGCGAACGGCGTGGAGCCCATCGCCGTCTACCGCGCCGCCTCCATCTCCGCCGCCCGCGCCTTTGGCCTGCGCGATCGCGGCCACGTCGCTCCCGGCTGGCGGGCCGACCTCGTCGTCATCGATAGCCTCGAGAACTGCAAGGCGGAGATGGTCTTCGCCGCCGGCCGCCGTGTCACCGACGCTATCTTCGCCACCCGAAAGCCTGTCGCACCCGTTGGTCTTGACAGCGTCAAGGCGCGTCCCGTGCAGGCCATGCACTTCGGCGTGCCCGTGAGCGAGAACGAAACGCCGGTCATTGGCGTCCTTCCCGGCAAGATCATCACCGAACACCGCCGTTACCGCCTGCCCGCCGCCGGCAACCAGACCGGCGTCGACCTCGACCGCGACATCATCAAGGTTGCCGTCATCGAGCGCCACGGCAGGAACGGCAACCACGCCAACGGCTTCGTCCAGGGGTTCGGGCTGAAGAAGGGTGCCATCGCCTCCACCGTCGGCCACGACAGCCACAACATCTGCGTCGTCGGCGTCTCGGAGGACGACATGGCGCTCGCCGCCAATCGCCTCGGGGAGATCAAGGGCGGCTTCGTCGTGGTCGAAGACGGAAAGGTCACGGGCGAAATCGCTCTTCCCGTCGCCGGGCTGATGAGCCTCGAGCCGTATGAAGTGGTCCGCGATACGCTGCACGATTTGCGCAAAGCCGCCTACGCCCTCGGCACCACGCTGGAGGAACCCTTCCTCCAGGTCGCCTTCCTGCCATTGCCCGTCATCCCGCACCTGAAAATCTCCGACAAGGGCATGGTGGATGTGGACCGGTTCGAACTGATCTAA
- a CDS encoding Atu4866 domain-containing protein, which produces MAECGLRHHLALAAFAAAFVFIAGVTAFAADGNQEIAMSKHPYVGLWVSQDDYIRYELLPNGRYFESHGFRERVYHGEYRVTGDHIDYKDDSGFIADGEFRNDVLYHAGVRLMRA; this is translated from the coding sequence ATGGCTGAGTGTGGCCTTCGCCACCACCTCGCCCTGGCCGCCTTTGCCGCGGCCTTCGTATTCATTGCCGGCGTGACGGCATTCGCCGCCGACGGGAACCAGGAGATAGCCATGAGCAAGCACCCCTATGTCGGCCTGTGGGTCAGCCAGGACGACTACATCCGCTACGAACTGCTGCCGAACGGCCGCTATTTCGAATCCCACGGCTTCCGCGAAAGGGTCTATCACGGCGAGTACCGCGTGACCGGCGATCACATCGACTACAAGGATGACAGCGGCTTCATCGCCGACGGCGAGTTCCGCAACGACGTGCTGTATCACGCCGGCGTGCGACTGATGCGGGCGTAA
- a CDS encoding AraC family transcriptional regulator encodes MLPTPTHMPQLDELSAIIAQNTSDDGVFETSIPRLSLIRFSRQTEPCQTLQHPALCIVVQGSKQVMLADEIYVYGPAKHLVVSVDLPVTGQIIEATPEKPYLCMRLDLDLPALGEMFMEITPATGEPAGGCSKGVCLADTSPQFLDSALRLLRLLASPEDIAYLAPLAERELMYRLLRGPQAHKVRRMLMPDSRLQQVTRAITWIRQNYAAPFSIEQVAAEARMSPSSLHQHFRDVTAMSPLQYQKQLRLQEARRLILTSAVDAATAAQRVGYDSPSQFSREYRRLFGAPPIQDVARLRQEPERFAET; translated from the coding sequence TTGCTCCCTACGCCGACCCACATGCCGCAGCTGGACGAGCTCTCCGCTATCATTGCACAAAACACCAGCGACGATGGCGTGTTCGAGACGAGCATCCCGCGCCTCTCCCTCATTCGCTTTTCCCGGCAGACAGAGCCGTGCCAGACACTGCAGCATCCGGCGCTCTGCATCGTCGTGCAGGGTTCCAAGCAGGTGATGCTGGCAGACGAAATCTATGTCTACGGCCCCGCCAAGCATCTCGTCGTCTCCGTTGACCTGCCCGTCACCGGCCAGATCATCGAGGCGACCCCGGAAAAGCCATATCTCTGCATGCGTCTCGATCTCGATCTACCGGCGCTCGGCGAGATGTTCATGGAGATCACTCCGGCAACGGGGGAGCCGGCGGGCGGCTGCAGCAAGGGAGTCTGCCTGGCCGATACTTCGCCGCAATTCCTCGACTCCGCGCTGCGGCTCCTTCGTCTTCTGGCGAGCCCCGAGGATATCGCCTACCTCGCTCCGCTTGCCGAACGCGAACTGATGTACCGTCTCCTGCGCGGGCCGCAGGCCCACAAGGTGCGCCGCATGCTGATGCCGGACAGCCGTCTGCAGCAGGTGACCCGCGCGATCACCTGGATCCGCCAGAACTACGCCGCCCCCTTCTCCATCGAGCAGGTCGCGGCGGAAGCCCGCATGAGCCCTTCCTCGCTGCACCAGCATTTCCGCGACGTCACGGCCATGAGCCCGCTGCAATACCAGAAGCAACTTCGTCTGCAGGAGGCCCGCCGCCTGATCCTGACGAGCGCGGTCGATGCCGCCACGGCGGCCCAGCGCGTCGGCTATGACAGCCCCTCGCAGTTCAGCCGCGAATACCGCCGCCTCTTCGGCGCCCCTCCCATCCAGGACGTCGCGCGGTTGAGGCAGGAGCCGGAGCGGTTCGCCGAGACCTGA
- a CDS encoding ArsR/SmtB family transcription factor — protein sequence MVELLDTRIDSVFHALSDATRRSMLRELSSGARSVGQLAEPHDMSLAAASKHIKVLEGAGLIRREINGRTHICRLEPGPLATAHEWLAFYERFWSDRLDILEGLLRTQDANASKAPAPPTSAAPSTEETETGEEQ from the coding sequence ATGGTTGAATTATTAGACACACGGATCGATTCCGTCTTCCACGCCCTGAGCGACGCCACGCGCCGCAGCATGCTGCGGGAACTGTCATCGGGAGCGCGAAGCGTTGGCCAGTTGGCGGAACCGCACGACATGTCGCTTGCAGCGGCCTCCAAGCACATCAAGGTGCTGGAAGGCGCCGGCCTGATCCGCCGGGAGATCAACGGGCGGACGCATATCTGCCGGCTCGAGCCCGGGCCGCTCGCCACTGCCCATGAATGGCTTGCCTTCTACGAACGGTTCTGGAGCGACAGGCTCGACATCCTCGAGGGCCTCCTGCGCACGCAGGATGCCAATGCCTCGAAGGCCCCGGCCCCGCCGACATCAGCAGCCCCTTCCACGGAAGAAACAGAAACGGGAGAAGAGCAATGA
- a CDS encoding SRPBCC family protein gives MNDMSPMNGYGKVTGPMTLTIQRKLPGPAERIWTYLTDSDLRRQWLASGIMPQEVGRPFDLTWRNDELSDSSDERPDGFGAEHTMQSEIIAFDPPHRLAFSWPPGGEVSFELQPAGKEILLTITHRRISDRSNMVMVGAGWHLHLDVLTARLSDTTPESFWAGWNRLRQEYEQRIPA, from the coding sequence ATGAACGACATGAGCCCCATGAACGGTTATGGCAAGGTTACCGGCCCCATGACCCTGACGATACAGCGGAAGCTCCCCGGTCCCGCCGAACGGATCTGGACCTATCTGACGGACAGCGACCTGCGCAGACAGTGGCTCGCCTCGGGTATCATGCCCCAGGAGGTAGGCCGACCTTTCGACCTCACCTGGCGGAACGACGAGCTGAGCGACAGCTCTGATGAGAGGCCGGATGGCTTCGGCGCCGAGCACACGATGCAGAGCGAGATCATTGCCTTTGATCCACCCCATCGGCTGGCCTTTTCCTGGCCACCGGGTGGAGAAGTCTCCTTCGAGCTTCAGCCGGCGGGCAAGGAGATCCTTCTGACCATCACACACCGGCGCATCTCCGATCGCTCGAACATGGTGATGGTCGGCGCCGGCTGGCACCTGCATCTCGATGTCCTGACCGCCCGCCTCAGTGATACGACGCCGGAATCCTTCTGGGCGGGCTGGAACCGTCTCAGGCAGGAATACGAGCAACGCATCCCGGCCTGA
- a CDS encoding GFA family protein, with protein MSTSYSGGCACGAVRYNVSGEPVAMVDCQCRQCQRESGTGHQSHMVFMAAEVEIHGSTSAWEMTGDGGTLKRPAFCPTCGSPVFMTFPATPDIFILRPASLDQPEHYKPTLVTWTEAAQAWDHVDPTAASFPRMPPAG; from the coding sequence ATGAGCACTTCCTATTCCGGCGGCTGCGCCTGCGGTGCTGTCCGTTACAATGTATCCGGCGAGCCGGTCGCCATGGTCGATTGTCAGTGCCGGCAGTGCCAGCGCGAGAGCGGGACCGGCCACCAGTCGCACATGGTCTTCATGGCGGCGGAGGTGGAAATCCATGGCAGCACCTCTGCCTGGGAGATGACCGGCGACGGCGGCACCCTCAAGCGCCCGGCCTTCTGCCCGACCTGTGGCTCTCCCGTCTTCATGACCTTCCCGGCCACGCCCGATATCTTCATCCTCCGCCCCGCAAGCCTGGATCAGCCGGAGCACTACAAGCCGACACTGGTCACCTGGACCGAGGCAGCCCAGGCATGGGACCACGTCGACCCCACCGCCGCCAGCTTCCCGCGCATGCCGCCGGCAGGGTAA
- a CDS encoding glycosyltransferase, producing the protein MRISIHTLGTRGDVQPYLALALGLQAHGHEVLIVAPAQFADMASARGLAFAPLPAEFLAILESPEAKAMIGRSGAGFGAGFKLLKHYRHLARSLLDAEWAAARDFAPDAIIHHPKALGAPHIAGKLDVPLFLASPLPGFTPTSQFPTPILPFASLGPLNRASHALMIHGSKMLFPGTVRAWRREVLGLDSRSKPPELLGTLYAYSPHVLSKPGDWGAEVAVTGYWFLDSPDWQPDPDLAAFLAAGEPPIYVGFGSMPGTDPTRLTELVVDGLRRAGKRGLLATAGGALGNAQACNDVHVIAGAPHDRLLPHVHATLHHGGAGTTGAALRAGKPTALCPFIGDQPFWARRVAELEVGPEALDKRKMTAEDLATAFRAMDDPEMRRRAADLGTAIRAEEGVAVAVHFVEQRLAGFG; encoded by the coding sequence ATGCGCATTTCCATCCACACGCTTGGTACGCGCGGTGATGTCCAGCCGTATCTCGCCCTGGCGCTTGGGCTCCAGGCGCATGGGCACGAGGTGCTGATCGTGGCGCCGGCGCAATTTGCTGACATGGCGAGTGCACGAGGTCTCGCATTCGCGCCGCTGCCGGCGGAGTTCCTGGCGATCCTCGAGTCACCCGAGGCAAAGGCGATGATCGGCCGCTCCGGGGCTGGCTTCGGCGCCGGCTTCAAGCTGCTAAAGCATTACCGTCACCTGGCGCGGAGCCTGCTCGATGCGGAATGGGCGGCGGCACGGGATTTCGCCCCGGATGCCATCATTCATCATCCCAAGGCTCTGGGAGCACCTCATATTGCGGGTAAGCTCGACGTCCCGCTTTTCCTGGCCTCGCCGCTGCCGGGGTTCACGCCGACCTCGCAGTTCCCGACGCCGATCCTGCCGTTTGCCTCGCTTGGGCCGCTCAACCGGGCAAGCCATGCCCTGATGATTCACGGCAGCAAGATGCTTTTCCCGGGCACTGTTCGTGCATGGCGTCGCGAGGTGCTGGGGCTGGATTCAAGGAGCAAGCCTCCCGAGCTGTTGGGTACGCTCTACGCCTACAGTCCCCATGTTCTCTCCAAGCCGGGTGACTGGGGGGCGGAGGTGGCGGTGACCGGCTACTGGTTTCTCGACAGCCCGGATTGGCAGCCTGACCCGGATCTAGCAGCGTTCCTCGCGGCAGGCGAACCGCCCATCTATGTCGGCTTCGGGAGCATGCCTGGCACCGATCCCACACGATTGACCGAGTTGGTGGTCGATGGCCTGCGCCGCGCCGGCAAGCGCGGACTGCTCGCGACAGCGGGCGGCGCGCTGGGCAATGCTCAGGCTTGCAATGACGTGCATGTCATTGCCGGCGCACCCCATGACAGGCTGCTCCCACACGTCCATGCGACGCTCCACCATGGCGGGGCCGGGACGACGGGTGCCGCGCTTCGTGCCGGCAAGCCGACTGCACTCTGCCCCTTCATTGGTGACCAGCCGTTCTGGGCGCGTCGGGTTGCCGAGCTGGAGGTGGGCCCGGAGGCGCTCGACAAGCGGAAGATGACGGCGGAAGACCTTGCCACGGCTTTTCGGGCGATGGATGACCCGGAGATGCGACGCCGCGCCGCCGATCTCGGCACCGCGATCCGGGCGGAAGAAGGCGTCGCCGTTGCGGTTCACTTCGTGGAGCAGAGGCTGGCGGGCTTCGGTTGA